A genome region from Verrucomicrobiia bacterium includes the following:
- a CDS encoding type II secretion system protein, with amino-acid sequence MKCTGSIHLCASCSKGISPRRGGGGRTSRLDRRRPAPVASPNAFTLIELLVVIAIIAILASLLLPALGRARHAAHGIQCINNQRQIALSHRLALDEDPGDRLDEPAVADWYLDTVGLKEHGWICPSAPHRPERVMPGGGGTGRIDQAWKYDNFTSMRLEFAHLTEDRHVAQPFRTGSYSMNAHALRTDRHFIHGSLPYPAVIYSFYSESRIALPSKTPVVSDGVGVTSVCVPNTDLRGTEVPPTWKYVPGVNPQFAEAQRGLGETGLARVMIARHGRRPLSIPEHWASGQRLSGSIGIAFFDGHVAMVPLERLWGAAWHHGYQPVEGGRPGPRTR; translated from the coding sequence ATGAAATGCACAGGCAGCATCCACCTTTGCGCTTCGTGTTCCAAGGGGATCTCGCCCCGTCGGGGGGGGGGGGGTAGAACCAGCCGGCTTGATCGAAGACGGCCCGCCCCTGTTGCTTCTCCGAACGCCTTCACGCTGATCGAACTGCTGGTGGTCATCGCCATCATTGCGATCCTGGCCAGCCTCCTCCTTCCCGCCCTCGGCCGTGCCCGCCACGCCGCCCACGGCATCCAGTGCATCAACAACCAGCGCCAGATCGCCCTCTCCCACCGCCTCGCCCTCGATGAAGACCCCGGGGATCGTCTGGATGAACCGGCGGTGGCGGATTGGTATCTCGATACCGTGGGGCTCAAGGAGCACGGCTGGATCTGTCCCAGCGCGCCGCATCGGCCGGAGCGCGTCATGCCAGGAGGCGGTGGCACCGGTCGTATCGATCAAGCCTGGAAATATGACAACTTCACCAGCATGCGTTTGGAATTCGCCCATCTGACCGAAGATCGCCATGTGGCCCAGCCGTTCCGTACAGGCAGTTACAGCATGAATGCACACGCGTTGCGAACCGATCGACATTTCATCCACGGCTCGTTGCCGTACCCGGCCGTCATTTATTCCTTTTACAGCGAGTCCCGCATAGCGCTTCCCTCCAAGACCCCTGTCGTTTCAGATGGCGTTGGTGTGACCTCCGTGTGCGTGCCGAATACAGACCTCCGAGGCACCGAAGTTCCGCCGACGTGGAAGTACGTTCCGGGAGTTAATCCTCAGTTCGCCGAGGCCCAACGTGGGTTGGGTGAGACTGGATTGGCTCGAGTCATGATTGCCCGCCATGGTCGCCGTCCATTGTCCATACCGGAGCACTGGGCGTCGGGGCAGCGACTTTCCGGCTCCATCGGGATTGCGTTCTTCGACGGGCATGTGGCGATGGTGCCGCTGGAACGGCTTTGGGGCGCTGCCTGGCATCATGGCTACCAGCCTGTGGAGGGAGGAAGACCCGGTCCGCGGACCCGATAG
- a CDS encoding S8 family serine peptidase, with product MSPLHRMTALIAILTGMMLVSLPGAGADAAGPDPLVKDYEGIARLPAPEGLGPVAELLIEFKEGTDIEAFAARWGLNVVRRLRSDPNMAVLKAPSDEAARERMRDLLGDRGVQTAYFDRPSENRRRAFVPNDPFFSPNNPAGFPGQWHLVNAARPGMDSNVRGAWNRNLTGAGVMVGIADDGVETAHPDLAPNYVAADSWNFVERNSNPNPVRTDDNHGTAVAGVAVARGGNGIGVTGAAPLASLSGLRVPLGGGGSLSDFVDVIKFHSFGNIQTIKVKNHSYGVGAPFVNSDGERDAAAASAGVGTIHVWAAGNERGKSKEDSNKDPINASPHVISVAALGSAGIFSDYSCYGANVFVTAPSNSRRQGEHGQPGTWTGIATTDRSAGPGYNPGPAEAGVNGFPDRAYTGDFGGTSSAAPLVSGILALAVQANPAMNVRLAKHALARTSRVVDVGDSTASSHGGWRTNAAGFAFNPNYGFGLIDADALTRQVALYSGVTPLTVAEHNQPVTVNAPIPDQGEISRTFNIDATTPMEEVEIHLNIQHTFRGDLEAYLTSPRGTSSRLFIRNGLADRSNQGSLDWWFVSNAFWGENPSGTWTLTVRDAFQGDTGTWNSFRARVRMGEPILDGPSSPPTITGFAPASGNVGASVTLTGTKFTDATAVTFNGVSAPFTVQSASQITAVVPAAALTGPIRVTTPGGTATSAQTFEVTAGPAITSFQPPGGAPGSTVTLQGTRFTGATAVTVGGVSATFQIRSDTEIAATVPAQATTGRIAVTTPGGTATSAGNFTVTSAPVIGSFSPVSGGAGTAVTILGSSFTGVTAVTVNGQAAVFNVESATRIGITVPPGATTGPIAVTSPQGTATSAGSFTVLPPPVLAGFAPSSGPVGTTVILQGDHFLNATVVEFGGVPAAGFQVESATRLTAVVPPGAGTATLRVVTPSGSAVSAASFAVVLGANNDAFADAALLSGVSGSVTGSTVGASKEAGEPAHAGISGGRSIWYRWQAPTDGNWVFDTFGSSFDTLLAVYQGESLATLAQVAANDDAGGGTNSSVIVTARAGVPYRIAVDGFNANPSDPAQAASGSVLLNWAPITAGPTLTRFFPVRGAAGTVVTLEGSGFIGATAVDFGGVPAATFTVHAADRLTVTVPVGAMTGPIRVTTSIGSAVSAQPFTLDSGAANDLFAGAMPLSGSSGTVTGSNVGATKEFGEPGHAGNLGGRSVWYVWTAPADGTWSFDTGGSTFDTLLAVYRGTQVTALTLVAENDDAPDLANRASRVTFTAQGGTQYAIAIDGYVGLAGDYVLRWGSTPDAPSIAQFSPTSGGVGTTVIIQGIHLAGATAVHFQTGAAAFTVDSPTQITAIVPADATPGAIRVTTPGGNAVSSVAFSVTGGPNNDHFASAEILEGAAAVASGSNVGATVEPGEPDHAEAPGGRSVWYRWVAPASGDWSVDTFGSRFDTTLAVYRGTGLGNLIEVASNDDAPGMLTSQVALSAVEGTTYHIAVDGYEGDRGFLVVRLMPVAPPQVLYETRFERLEGFNPALPLVGQGGWMGDGTGGNGIVDSAFFGLGQQAFVGFRPPTRFGDALYVWRPLDYVPNPATQPVVRFSVLMMVVDSWNLAYDDFEWSVYNRRAERLFTLSFDNSNLGIFYRLDGPSGYIYTGYDFENDVIYDLVVVMDFAANRWTAFIDGEPVVDNAPITTTGLPLDLGDIDAVWIPRDDFFPGDNYLVFDNYRVAAEGSQAPSIVLQPKSQTAPPGANVTFSVGAQGGEPVSYQWRFNGADLQGASDPVLRLPNVATTQAGTYSVVVGNYYGSVVSDAAQLAVPQIVPIRLMAGAPQADGAFVLSVEGAAGSRVAIEMSPDLRSWTERGTFTLTDGTLEFRDAEMPRQASRYYRARQVP from the coding sequence ATGAGCCCACTCCATCGCATGACGGCCCTGATCGCGATCCTGACAGGGATGATGCTGGTTTCGTTGCCGGGTGCCGGTGCCGACGCGGCCGGGCCGGATCCGCTGGTGAAGGATTACGAGGGCATTGCGAGGTTGCCGGCGCCGGAGGGGCTGGGTCCGGTGGCCGAGTTGCTGATCGAATTCAAGGAGGGGACGGACATCGAGGCGTTCGCGGCCCGGTGGGGGTTGAACGTGGTGCGGCGGTTGCGCAGTGATCCCAACATGGCGGTGCTGAAGGCGCCGTCGGACGAGGCGGCGCGGGAGCGGATGCGGGATCTGCTTGGGGACCGAGGCGTGCAGACCGCGTACTTTGATCGTCCGTCGGAGAACCGGCGCCGCGCCTTCGTCCCGAACGACCCGTTCTTCAGTCCGAACAATCCGGCGGGATTTCCGGGTCAGTGGCACCTGGTGAACGCGGCGCGTCCGGGGATGGACAGCAACGTGCGCGGGGCATGGAACCGGAATCTGACGGGGGCGGGGGTGATGGTGGGGATTGCGGATGACGGGGTGGAGACGGCGCATCCGGATCTGGCGCCGAATTACGTGGCGGCGGACAGCTGGAATTTCGTGGAGCGGAATTCGAATCCGAATCCGGTGCGCACCGACGACAATCATGGCACGGCGGTGGCGGGGGTGGCGGTGGCGCGCGGGGGCAACGGGATCGGGGTGACGGGCGCGGCGCCGCTGGCGAGTCTGTCCGGTCTTCGGGTGCCGCTGGGGGGTGGGGGGAGCCTTTCGGACTTCGTGGATGTCATCAAGTTCCACAGTTTCGGGAACATCCAGACGATCAAGGTGAAGAACCACAGTTACGGCGTGGGGGCGCCGTTTGTGAACAGCGACGGCGAGCGCGATGCGGCGGCGGCGTCGGCCGGGGTGGGCACGATCCACGTGTGGGCGGCGGGGAATGAGCGGGGCAAGTCGAAGGAGGACTCCAACAAGGATCCGATCAATGCGAGCCCGCACGTGATTTCGGTGGCGGCGCTGGGCAGCGCCGGGATCTTCTCCGACTACAGTTGTTACGGGGCGAACGTGTTCGTGACCGCGCCCTCGAACAGCCGGCGCCAGGGCGAGCATGGCCAGCCGGGCACCTGGACGGGCATCGCGACGACGGACCGCTCGGCCGGTCCGGGATACAATCCGGGGCCTGCGGAAGCGGGGGTGAACGGGTTTCCGGACCGGGCCTACACGGGGGACTTTGGGGGCACGTCCTCGGCGGCCCCGCTGGTGAGCGGGATTCTGGCGCTCGCGGTTCAGGCCAATCCCGCCATGAACGTGCGCCTCGCGAAGCATGCGCTGGCCCGAACGAGCCGGGTGGTGGACGTCGGCGACAGCACGGCGTCGAGCCATGGCGGGTGGCGAACCAACGCCGCCGGGTTCGCCTTCAATCCGAACTACGGGTTCGGACTGATCGATGCGGATGCCCTCACGCGCCAGGTGGCGTTGTACAGCGGCGTCACCCCGCTCACGGTGGCGGAGCACAACCAGCCGGTGACGGTCAACGCGCCGATTCCGGACCAGGGGGAGATCAGCCGGACGTTCAACATCGACGCGACCACGCCGATGGAGGAGGTCGAGATCCACCTGAACATCCAGCATACCTTCCGGGGCGACCTGGAGGCGTACCTCACCTCCCCGCGGGGAACCTCGAGCCGGTTGTTCATCCGGAACGGACTGGCCGACCGTTCCAACCAGGGCAGCCTCGATTGGTGGTTCGTCTCGAATGCCTTCTGGGGCGAGAACCCTTCCGGCACCTGGACCCTGACGGTGCGGGACGCCTTCCAGGGCGATACGGGCACCTGGAACTCCTTTCGGGCGAGGGTGCGCATGGGCGAACCGATCCTGGACGGCCCCTCGAGTCCGCCCACGATCACGGGATTCGCACCCGCCAGCGGCAACGTGGGGGCCAGTGTCACGCTCACCGGCACCAAGTTCACCGATGCCACCGCCGTCACGTTCAACGGGGTGAGTGCGCCGTTCACGGTGCAGTCCGCCTCGCAGATCACGGCGGTCGTGCCGGCTGCGGCGCTGACGGGTCCGATCCGGGTCACGACTCCGGGCGGCACGGCCACCAGCGCGCAGACGTTCGAGGTGACTGCCGGTCCCGCCATCACCAGCTTTCAACCCCCGGGGGGTGCGCCGGGGAGCACGGTCACCCTGCAGGGCACCCGGTTTACGGGCGCCACGGCGGTCACTGTCGGCGGCGTCAGTGCAACCTTCCAGATCCGCTCGGACACGGAGATTGCGGCCACTGTCCCGGCCCAGGCGACGACCGGGCGGATTGCGGTGACGACGCCGGGCGGAACGGCGACGAGTGCAGGCAACTTCACGGTGACGTCCGCTCCGGTCATCGGCAGCTTCAGCCCGGTGAGCGGTGGTGCCGGCACGGCCGTTACCATCCTGGGCTCCAGTTTCACCGGGGTCACGGCGGTGACGGTCAACGGGCAGGCGGCGGTGTTTAACGTCGAATCGGCGACCCGCATCGGCATCACGGTGCCGCCGGGCGCCACCACCGGGCCCATCGCCGTGACGTCGCCCCAGGGAACGGCCACCAGTGCCGGGAGCTTTACCGTCCTGCCTCCTCCGGTGCTGGCCGGCTTCGCCCCGTCGAGCGGGCCCGTTGGAACCACCGTCATTCTGCAGGGCGACCATTTCCTCAACGCGACGGTCGTCGAGTTTGGTGGCGTTCCGGCCGCCGGCTTCCAGGTGGAATCCGCGACACGATTGACGGCGGTGGTGCCGCCGGGGGCTGGGACGGCGACGCTGCGGGTCGTCACGCCCTCGGGATCGGCGGTGAGTGCGGCTTCCTTTGCGGTGGTCCTGGGTGCGAACAACGATGCCTTCGCCGATGCCGCGCTGTTGAGTGGCGTTTCGGGTTCGGTGACCGGGAGCACGGTCGGCGCTTCCAAGGAGGCCGGGGAACCCGCCCATGCGGGCATCAGCGGGGGCCGCTCGATCTGGTATCGATGGCAGGCGCCGACGGATGGGAACTGGGTGTTCGACACGTTCGGGAGTTCGTTCGACACGCTGCTGGCGGTCTATCAGGGCGAATCGCTGGCGACGCTGGCGCAGGTGGCCGCCAACGACGATGCCGGGGGAGGCACCAACAGCAGCGTCATCGTCACCGCCCGGGCCGGCGTGCCGTACCGAATCGCGGTGGACGGGTTCAATGCCAACCCGTCCGATCCAGCCCAGGCCGCCTCGGGATCGGTCCTGCTCAATTGGGCCCCGATCACGGCCGGTCCCACGCTGACCCGCTTCTTCCCTGTCCGCGGAGCGGCCGGGACCGTGGTCACGCTCGAGGGGAGCGGGTTTATTGGGGCGACTGCGGTCGATTTTGGCGGCGTTCCCGCGGCGACGTTCACGGTACACGCTGCGGACCGGCTGACCGTCACGGTTCCTGTCGGGGCCATGACCGGGCCGATCCGGGTGACGACATCGATCGGATCGGCTGTGAGTGCGCAGCCCTTCACCCTCGACAGCGGAGCGGCCAACGATCTCTTCGCGGGGGCGATGCCGCTGAGCGGTTCCAGCGGAACCGTCACCGGGAGCAATGTCGGCGCGACGAAGGAGTTTGGGGAACCGGGTCACGCCGGCAATCTGGGCGGGCGATCGGTGTGGTATGTCTGGACCGCGCCGGCGGATGGCACGTGGTCGTTCGACACCGGGGGCAGCACGTTTGACACCCTGCTGGCGGTGTATCGCGGCACGCAGGTGACGGCGTTGACGCTGGTGGCGGAGAACGACGACGCCCCGGATCTGGCCAACCGGGCCAGCCGCGTCACCTTCACCGCCCAGGGTGGCACCCAGTACGCCATTGCGATCGACGGCTATGTCGGCCTGGCCGGGGATTACGTCCTGCGCTGGGGTTCCACGCCGGATGCGCCGTCCATTGCGCAGTTCAGCCCGACATCGGGTGGTGTGGGCACCACCGTGATCATCCAGGGGATCCATCTGGCGGGAGCCACGGCGGTCCACTTCCAGACCGGTGCGGCCGCTTTCACGGTCGATTCGCCCACCCAGATCACGGCCATTGTGCCGGCCGATGCGACCCCGGGGGCGATACGGGTCACGACACCTGGAGGCAACGCCGTGAGTTCGGTGGCGTTCAGTGTGACGGGGGGTCCCAACAACGATCATTTCGCCAGCGCGGAGATCCTGGAGGGCGCGGCGGCGGTGGCCTCCGGGAGCAATGTGGGCGCGACCGTGGAACCTGGTGAACCGGATCACGCGGAGGCCCCGGGCGGACGTTCGGTCTGGTATCGATGGGTGGCGCCTGCCAGCGGGGATTGGTCCGTCGATACCTTTGGCAGCCGGTTCGACACGACCCTGGCGGTGTATCGGGGAACCGGCCTGGGCAACCTCATCGAAGTGGCCTCCAACGATGACGCCCCGGGGATGCTCACCAGCCAGGTCGCGCTGTCCGCGGTGGAGGGCACCACCTATCACATTGCGGTGGACGGGTACGAAGGCGACCGCGGCTTCCTGGTCGTCCGGCTCATGCCCGTTGCCCCTCCGCAGGTGCTGTATGAGACCCGGTTCGAGCGGCTGGAAGGATTCAACCCGGCGCTGCCTTTGGTCGGGCAGGGCGGCTGGATGGGCGATGGAACGGGCGGCAACGGCATCGTGGACAGTGCGTTCTTCGGGCTGGGTCAGCAGGCGTTTGTCGGGTTCCGGCCCCCGACCCGGTTTGGGGATGCGCTCTATGTGTGGCGCCCGCTCGATTACGTGCCCAACCCCGCCACGCAACCCGTGGTGCGGTTCTCGGTGCTGATGATGGTCGTGGATTCGTGGAATCTGGCCTACGACGACTTCGAATGGTCCGTGTACAACCGCCGTGCGGAGCGGTTGTTCACGCTGAGTTTCGACAACTCGAACCTGGGCATCTTCTACCGGCTCGACGGCCCTTCGGGCTACATCTACACCGGGTACGATTTCGAGAACGACGTCATCTATGACCTGGTGGTGGTCATGGATTTCGCGGCGAACCGCTGGACGGCCTTCATCGATGGTGAGCCGGTGGTGGACAACGCTCCCATCACCACCACCGGGTTGCCGCTCGATCTCGGGGACATCGATGCGGTGTGGATTCCGCGGGACGACTTTTTCCCGGGCGACAATTACCTCGTGTTCGACAATTACCGGGTGGCCGCCGAGGGAAGTCAGGCTCCGTCGATCGTCCTCCAGCCGAAGAGCCAGACGGCGCCGCCGGGTGCCAACGTGACCTTCAGCGTGGGAGCCCAGGGCGGGGAACCCGTCAGTTACCAGTGGCGTTTCAACGGGGCCGATCTGCAGGGAGCCAGCGATCCGGTGCTTCGCCTGCCCAATGTCGCCACCACCCAGGCCGGCACGTATTCGGTGGTCGTCGGGAACTACTACGGTTCCGTTGTTAGTGACGCCGCCCAACTGGCCGTGCCGCAGATCGTGCCGATCCGCTTGATGGCGGGTGCGCCTCAGGCCGATGGAGCGTTCGTGTTGTCGGTCGAGGGCGCCGCCGGAAGCCGGGTGGCCATCGAGATGTCGCCCGACCTTCGGTCCTGGACCGAGCGCGGCACGTTCACGCTGACCGACGGGACCCTGGAGTTCCGCGACGCCGAGATGCCACGCCAGGCGTCGCGCTACTATCGGGCACGACAGGTGCCGTGA
- a CDS encoding addiction module protein, translating into MPRTVEQIVEESRDWAQEPRIQLADRLGERLHAVDPEIEAAWKAEVERRLEELRSGQVQPIPETKSPPGSAQSRVGEAPRLSPRR; encoded by the coding sequence ATGCCACGGACCGTGGAACAGATCGTTGAGGAAAGCCGCGATTGGGCGCAGGAACCGCGCATCCAGTTGGCGGACCGTCTCGGGGAGCGGCTGCATGCCGTCGATCCCGAAATCGAAGCCGCGTGGAAGGCGGAGGTTGAGCGACGTCTGGAGGAGCTCCGAAGCGGCCAGGTTCAGCCCATTCCGGAGACGAAGTCTCCGCCAGGATCCGCCCAATCGCGGGTCGGTGAAGCCCCACGCCTTTCACCCCGCCGCTGA